The Mucilaginibacter rubeus genomic interval CTTGCCTCACTGCTTATTGATAATGGCAGCACCCATAACCTGGATGGATACCGTAAACAGGCCAATAAAATGCTGAAAGACACCCACCTGAAGGATTCTACTATTGTTGTGCCATTTAACCTTGTATGTGATGATTACGAAAAGCATAAAATACTATACCGTAATACAGGCCACCTTTCAACTGTAGGTAAACAAAAACTGGGACGTTTGATTGTGGAATATATCCTTGATAAGGAAAAGGCATCTCAAGGCAGAGCTTTTAACGCTCATGTTGAGACTGAACTGGCAAAGCGAAATAAAAAAGCTTAATTGTTCGGAAATACTTCTAATTCATCATTCTTCCTGCAATATCTACCGATCGTGCAAACGGATTGAAAAACCTGTTAGCCAGTATAGCAAACTCGCGGCGGGTTACCGGGCGTTTCATATCAAAAGGTGAATTGAATTTATACTGCTCTCTCCAGGCTTTTTGCATAGCAATTTCCAGCGTGTGCGGGTCGGTTAGCGTGGTTTCGCTGATGAAGGATAGTAGGTTGCCTACAGTAAATACAGCGCCAGGCTTTTCTTTGTTGAACCATAGAAAGCCACGGGTATAGGTTTCTTCCAGTGTAGGTTTAATTTCGGCCGTTGCAACTAATGAATCGGGCTGGAAAAGTAGCCGGGTAGAATTACCCTCTGTTTTTTGTACTCCTTTTAATAATCCTGACGCTCCCACCTGTTGTATCGCCCTGAAATAGGGATCGTTAGGCTTAATATCGGTAAAAGGTATAAGCCATGCTTTAAAGTCGAGCAGTTCGCCCTGGATTATCCTTACGTTTAAGTTTTGAGTAGTGGTTTTAAAAAACGCGCAATAGGCTGCTGTAGCACCGGCCCCCTGCCCTATCGCCATCTGTACGGATGGGTACATGGTGCTTGCATTTACCAGATGCGTTACCGACGTGGCTTTTTCGGTCACCAGCAAATTGTCGAGATCTTTTAACACAATAGCCCCAAGCGGCACACCATAAGCCGGGAAAGGCGGATAGTTTACTTTCGGAGCTCCTGCATCGGTGTAGTGCTGGCCCGGATAAGCATCGCCAACGGCAATTGCAGTACGATAAAGTTTTGATTCGCGGTTATAAGGTTTGTACACATCATCCAACATCATCCGCACCAGGCCTTTTGTAACACGACCGGCTTCGCGCAAATACGGGATATAGGGTAAATGATCGGGCGTGGTAAAACCGTCATCTACTCCAAGGTTTTTATAGCCGAGTTCGGTTTGCAGATAGTAGATCAATCCCAAAGTGTGCAGGCGGGCTTTGACATAAAAGGCTTCCCGGTTTTCTGGTTTTAAATTATCGGCAGTAACGGGGAACTGGTTCCCGCATTCGGCCCATTTGATCATGTATTTATCATTGGGCAGTCTGCCATCGGTAAGCATTTGCTTAATATTTTTTCCTTTAAGGCAGGCATAAGCCGAGGCATCATAGCCTTCGGGCTGGGGAATAGTTTTATCGGCCGAAGCGCCAAAATCTTTCAAAATGGCAATCCATGTTAAATCCTGTAATTGTGCCGATTCATTATCTGGTGCCAGGGCTTCGGTAGTTTGTTTTTTGCTGTCGAAGCCATAAACAAAAGTTTCGCCTGCTTTGGCCGCAACATCGCCGGTTTCGGTGGCATCAATAACAACTTTGGCCTTTACCGTGGTTGTTTTTCCGTCGAGCGAAATGCTCACATCCCAGCCGGTACCGTCTTTTTTTATGCCTGTAAATGGAGTGTTTAATTTTACGGTGAGGTTTTTTACCGTATCGGTTATTTTTTTGAGGATGGCCGCGCCGGTATAAGGCTCAAATCTTAAAGTGGCGTTATAAGCGGTATCGTAGCCTGGTGTTTTACTGTAGAAATCCCTTACCCTGCGCCTGAATTCGCCCCAGATGCCTGTTGGTAAATTGCGGTTGCCCTCAACGATGCACATGCCGCCCGCGGTCATGCTGCCTCCAAGCCAGGGGCCTTGTTCAACCAGCAAGGTTTTAAGTTTGCTTCGTGCGCCTTGTATGGCCGCCGCTGTACCGCTTGCGCCTCCGCCTATTACTAATATGTCGGTTTTAATGGTTTGTGCAAAGGATAGCGTACAGTTAAAAACTAAGAGTACAGCCAGTAGCTTTTTTATCATCAGTTAAATTAAACAATCTACAGAACGCTAAAATAGGCCAAAAGCTTGTGGTACTATAAAATAATAACTAATTTAAATTTTTTTAACATTTATGATGACAGATGAACAAATGAGATACCCAATCGGGAAGTTTGCGCCCCCGGCTTCATACACCGCCGAAGATATGCGCGGTTGGATCGAAGATATAGCCACCTTGCCGGGGAAGTTAAGGCACGCGATTACCGGTCTTAATTATCAGGAACTGGATACGCCATACCGTACCGGGGGCTGGACAATACGCCAGGTAATCCACCATTTGGCCGATAGTCATATGAATTCTATCACCCGTTTTAAGCTTGCCCTTACCGAAGATAACCCAACCATAAAACCCTATGAAGAGGCCGATTGGGCGTTACTGCCCGATTATCGCCTGCCGGTTGAACCCTCATTAAAGATGCTTGAGGGCATCCATCAGCATTTTGTAGCCCTGTTTGAAAGTTTTACCGAAAACGAATGGCCCCGCACATTTATACACCCGGCTTCGGGCGAAACCATATCGCTAAAAAAAGGCCTTGCTACGTATGCCTGGCACAGTAACCACCACCTGGCACATGTAACTGAAACGGTTAAGAGGTTGGTGAAGGTGAGCTGAAAGCCGAAGGCTCAAAGCAAAAAGCTTTTGAACGATGTGGGTATTTTAATTGTCCTTTAGTAACCCATGTCATTGCGAGGAGCGAAACGGGATGAGCCCGAGGTGCGACGTGGCAATCGCATGCTATACAGGGCGAATATGCTTCCGTGCGATTGCTTCGTCGTTCCTCCTCGCAATGACATTTTTATTTAATCCCCTATGCCCAACCTCCTTTTCATTTGCAGTAAAAACCAGTGGCGAAGCCCAACGGCTGAGGCTTTATTCCGAAACCACCCTGAGCACAAAGCTTCATCGGCGGGTACGAGTGATAAAGCGCGCGTGAGGATAAATCAAAAAATGATTGACCGGGCTGATGTGATCTTCGTGATGGAACAGAAGCATAAGGAAATACTGAAACAACGCTTCAGCATAAATGGCAAACAACTAATTGTGCTTGATATTGAAGATAACTACCAGTTCAATGATCCCGAACTGGTAGCTATTTTAAGAAATGTGCTGAGCGAATATCTTTAGTCTTCAAACGTTAACAACGAATGTTGCCCTGCCGTATGAAGATCCCGCCATACCTGGTTGATCTCTGTATCCGGGTTCGCCGCCGATAATCCGCAATAAGTATAAAGTTTATCTACGCTATCTCTTGATGTTTTGGCCAGTTTACGGCTCATGACACTAACCTCCTGCAAGCCATTTTCACCACCGACAGATTCAAAGTTGTCCCATGAGTTATCAACAGCTTTATAAAACGCGGCGCGGATTTCATTAACCAATGTGGTTTGTTCAGCCAGTAATTGTTGGATATATTCTTTTTGAGGATCGGTTAACCTTGGGTTTTTTATGCGCTCAGCAAAGGCTGGTGCGCAGAGGTCAAGAAAATGAACCGCCAGGCCCGAAAGGTTGGCGGCCAGTGTTGCCTCGGCCAATTGTAAAAACGGGTAACGATATAAAGGTTCGTTGACAACCGTATACTCCGGATCGATCCTGAAACAACGGTTTTTATCAACGTAAAGATCTGTTACCTCATAGGCATCGCTTCCGGTGGCCATCATGCCGATATACTTCCATGCCGGAAAAACACGCACATCTTTCCTGTCGAAAACAAAAGGTAATATCAGCGGCTCGCCCTCATCATTCAGAACGGTTTCATCGCCGTTTTTGATGATGCAGTTTGCGGTAATATGAGTTGCATGATGCGCGCCGCTGGCATACTTCCAGGTACCATTGATGATGTAACCATCACCGCTGATGGTAGCTGTTCCGGTTGATGCGCCACTCCCGGCAAAGCATAATTGTGGGTTAGTCATGATCCCGGCCGCGAAATCAGTATTAAGGAAACCGCCGAACCAGCCAGCTCCGCTACACAAGGTTACAACCCAACCCAAACTGCCATTAGCCCAGGCCAGGCTTTCTTCCAATCGTACCATTTGTGGTAAAGCCAGTTGCAAGCCGGAATAAGCCTGAGGTACTAAAAATTTAAACCAACCCTGCTCATAAATAAGCGCCAACTGATCTGGCTGCAGCTTACCTGCCTGTTCGGCTGCCGGGGCTGCTTTCCTGATTATATCAACCCATTCGGGTTTTAAGTTTTGTGATGGATGCATTGTAAATCCCTGTTTTTAAGTAGACCGCCTAACCTCTAATCTCCAACCACTAATCTCTCTTGCTCTACCTGTTTCTTCCACTCAAAATATCCCCATATGGCTATAATAAACAGGAAGATGGTAAGCATGGCAAATAGGGGTAGTTTTTTATAAAACAATAGCGGAACAGCGAAAAAGTTGGAAATGTTCAGGAAAATCCAGTTCTCCATTTTACGGCGGGCCAATAGCCACATGCCTGCCCATGCGGTTGAAGATACCAATGCATCCCAAACCGGTACGTTTGAAGGTGTGAAATATTTGGCAGGCAGGTTTTTGATCAGGAAATAAAATACCACCCAGCCTATAACGCTTATGGCTATACTTATCATCCATTCGTTTTTTGTGGAGTAAGTGATTTTTACCGGGGGCTCATTGCGTTTTTTTATCCAGTAGATCCAGCCGTAAACGCTCATCACAATATAGTATCCGTTTAATAACGATTCGGCATATAAGTGAACGTCCATCAGCAGGTATATGGATATGGCTGTCCCCAGGATACCTGCCGGGTACAGCCATATGTTATTTACGCGGGCAAGCAGCACTTCGGTAACACCCAGCGCCACGGCAAGCCATTGCGGCCAGGTAGTTTCCTTTATTTGTTCAATGAATAAGTCTATCCAATGATTCATTGTTGCTTAATTAAAACCCTAAACTTAACGAAGCCATAAAGTTTCGCGGCGCCTGAGGGAAGTAATAGTTATAGTTAATTACGTGCCCGCCCTCAATATCCGGATAGGTAGCACCGTTGTTTTCATACTTCTCGCTGAAGATATTATTAACCTGCAGGCCGACAGTTATGTTTTTAACCGAGCGTACGCTGAAACTGTACCTCAACCTCACGTCGTTTACGAAAAAGCTATTCAACACGCGGTTGGCAGCATAAGGGTTAGCGGCATTATCCGGTGCGATACCAAAACCTTCAGGATTGCGGTTCATCGTATTATCCAGGTATTGCTTGCCTACATATTTGCTGATAAAAGCGATCTCGCCGCCTTTGATAGGGCTGTAGCTAATTACGCTTGACCCGGTGAGCGATGGAGAATATGCAATGTCTGTTTTGGCAAAAGTTTCTTCAACAAGGGCCCCGTTATCATAATTAGAGAAAAACTGCTGATAGTTTTTGATCTTGTTGGTGCTTAAAGTAGCAGTAACGCCCCAGTTTAACTGGCTGGTAATTTTCACTTTTCCGCTAAACTCTAAACCGGCACGGTAGCTATCTTTTACGTTGGTGCGCACCGGGCTGCCTACGTCATTCAGCGAGCCGGTTAATACCAATTGATTTTTATATAACATATAGAAACCATTCAACTCGCCGCTGAAAACAGGTGAGCTAAAACGGTAACCGGCCTCAAAATCTTTCAGGTTTTCAGCTTTCGGGCGGTTTTGCGGAGGCGATTGTACATAGTCGTCACGATTAGGTTCGTGGTTACCTACCGCAAAGGATGCGTACACATTGCTATGTTCGTTAAACTGATAAGTTACGCCCGCTTTAGGGTTAAAGAAGTTTAACTGCGCCGTTTGCTGGGCGTTGTTAAGGTTTTTGTCGATACCAAAAAACGAATAATTAATATGGCGGTACTGCATATCGGCATACAGCAAAAACTTGTCTACATGCCATTCAGCCCTGCCAAAAATATTGAAGTCTTTCTTTTTGGCATCATCACGGTAATATTGATAGTTAGGGCCAACACCTATGCTTTCCTCGGCAGAAATAATATTGCCATAGTGCGCACCTTTGTATTCGTTATAAGCACCGCCAAGGTTGAAGTTTAGTTTTGTGGTAGGCTGATATTTTAAGGCATAGGTAACACCATAAAAATCGTTATTGAGCCACTGGCGGCGTACAAGGTTAGTGGTTTTAATGGTATCGGTGCCATAAATAACAGGCGTTAAGCCGTAGTTACTTACGTCGTCGTCTTTTTTATATTCCTCATAGTAGCCTTCGCCATGGGTATAGTGTAAGGCCCCGCTGAATGATAGTTTATCCGAAAACTTTTTATCGTACAATAACTGGTAGTGGTTTTGCAGATAGTCGTCAACTTCGTCTTTATAAAACGCGTTGTTGCCCATATAGCCCAATTCGTTATAGGTGCGGTTATCCGAACGGGTATCATCGCCTATCACATAATCGGCTACGCCGTTCCAGGCCTGGTAGGTGCGCTCATGGCCCGAGAATACGTTTAACCTTAAAGTACTGTTATCGCCATAATAGGCACCACTCACAAAAAATGATTTTAACTGGGCTGATGCACGGGCGATATAGCCGTCGGAACGGATTCGCGACAAGCGGCCATCAATACTAAACCTGCCGCCAAGTAAACCTGTACCCATACTCACTGTGTTTTTTACCGAACCGTATGAACCTGCTGAATTATCAAGCTGGGCATAGGCGGTGTCACGGCGGGTTGCTGTTTGTACGTTGATGCTACCGCCAAAAGCACCCGCGCCATTGGTTGAAGTACCCACGCCACGCTGAATTTGCAGGTTATTGATAGAAGAAGCAAAATCGGGCAGGTCGACAAAGAATGCGCCCTGGCTTTCAGCATCATTCAATGGAATGCCGTTAACGGTTACGTTGATGCGTGACGCGTCTGAACCCCTGATCCGGATGCCTGTATAGCCAATACCTGTACCCGCATCTGAGCTAACTACAACCGATGGCGTTTGGTTTAACAGGTAAGGCAAATCCTGGCCGAAATTGTTCTTTTCCAGGTCTTTTTTACTGAGGTTGGTGAATGCCGTTGGTGAGTTTTTGCCCGCACGGGTGGCAATTACCGTTACTTCGTCGGTAGTTAATGTTCCTGAGCCTAATGTAAAATCAAGAATTTTATTTGCATTGACGGCTTCAGTTATGGTTACGGGTTTATATCCTATATAGCTGACTTTTAGCGTATAGTTTCCGTTTTTTAAATTATTGAAACGATACTTACCGGCAGCATCTGTAATGCTATTTTGCTGCGGATTTAAAATAGTAACAGTAGCGCCGGGCAGTGCTTCGCCTGATTGATTGGTCACTTTCCCCGAAATGGAAAGCTGGGCCGATGCCAAAACAGGCGACAGCAGGGCCATTATGGCCACAAATAAATTTTTCAAAATGTGTAAAACAAAAATTTGAGTTAAACCATCTGCACGCCAGGGAGAAGCAGCAGTACACTTAACTTATTTACCTTTATCCCTACGCCGGCATTATCCGGATCAGGTGTGGGGGGAAGTCGTGAGTCGGAAGTTGTTAGCCGGAAGTCGTGATTGACTTAAAACTTAGAACTTAGTACTTATGACTTACTCCCTGGGTATGATCTCAGCCCGTCTTTCAGTTTGGTAAAACAATCTGTAGTTTGTTTTGCAACCAAAGCAAGGCACCCCTTGAGAATTGTATTGGGGCAAAGATATGTTTTGATTTCGGGAATTGGGACTTAATGTTTCAAAATATTGAAACTATATGCGTATTTTTGGTAAAAGCGAGGATTAAAATGACAGCAGTTGAGTTAAAGGAAAAGCTTATAGATAAAATCAATCATACAGATGATGTTGAGTTATTAAATCAAATTTCAAGGGTTATTAATCTTGATACTGAAGCTAATGATATCTACATATTGAGTGCGGATGAAATTAAAGCAGTTAAAGAAGGAATTGATCAAGTTGAAAACGGCAATTTTTTAACAAATGAAGCAGCAAATAATTTGATTGATAAATGCTTAGGGAGATAAAATGGTCAACAAGAGCTATTCAGGAATGGGTAGAAATTTTAGAATATTGGATAGAAAGAAATAAATCAAACATATATAGCTTAAAGCTCGACCATTTATTTAAAGCAAGTTTCGCGATTATCGCAACATCACCCGAAATAGGAAGGCCTACTGACTTTCCGCATGTCCGGATAAAAATCATTCGTGATTACATTGTCTACTATCGAATTACTCCAGAAAATATCGAAATTTTAACGGTTAGAGATAGCCGAAGAGACCCTAAAAAGTTCAATTTGTAAATTAGCCTGTAGCTTTCAAATGATTTCAGAACTTACGATTTGAGTATTTCCTAAAATTTCAAATCTTATTAATCTCTTTATGCCTAAATATGTTTTATAAGGCTTTATTGACTTTTAAATTAACAGGTTACTAAATTCGAAATCCAAAATCCGAAATCCGAAATCAAAATCCTACTTTAGCAAACTTTTATAAAACATTGCTATGCTTAGAACTCATACCTGCGGCGAATTAAATATCAGCCATTTAGGCCAAACCGTTACTTTATGCGGTTGGGTACAAAAATCGCGCGATTTGGGCGGTACTACTTTTATCGACGTGCGCGACCGTTATGGTTTAACCCAATTGATATTTAACACAGATACAGATGCTACGCTGCGCGAAAAAAGCCGTGAACTTGGTCGCGAGTTTGTGATCAAAGTTACCGGTAATGTAATTGAGCGTGCCAGTAAAAATACCAAGATCCCAACCGGCGAAATTGAAATTGTTGTTACGGATATTGAAGTGCTTAACGCGGCCAAATTGCCTCCTTTCCTGATTGAAGACGAAACAGATGGCGGCGAGGAATTACGTGCTAAATATCGTTACCTCGACCTGCGTCGTAACCCTATCCGCAACAACCTGGTACTTCGCCACAAAATGGCCCAGGAAGTGCGTAAATATTTAGATAAGCTTGATTTTATTGAGGTTGAAACCCCAGTATTGATCAAGTCGACCCCGGAAGGTGCGCGCGACTTTGTGGTGCCAAGCCGCATGAACGCGGGCGAGTTTTACGCTTTGCCGCAATCGCCTCAAACTTTTAAACAGTTACTAATGGTAAGCGGTTTCGACCGTTATTTTCAGATTGTAAAATGTTTCAGGGATGAGGACTTACGTGCCGACCGTCAGCCTGAATTTACCCAGATTGACTGTGAGCTTTCATTTGTAAGCCAGGAAGATATCCTGAATATTTTTGAAGGCCTTACCCGTCACCTGTTCAAAACTGTAAAAGGTATTGACCTGGGCGAGGTTCCGCGTATGCTGTATTCGGATGCGATGCGCCTGTACGGATCAGATAAACCTGACGTGCGTTTTGGGATGGAGTTTGTTGAGCTGAGCGATATTGTAAAAGGCAAAGGCTTCAGCATTTTTGATAATGCTGAACTGGTTGTTGGTATCAACGCAAAAGGTTGTGCAAGCTATACCCGCAAACAGGTTGATGAACTAACCGAATGGTTAAAACGCCCTCAAATTGGCGTAACAGGCATGATCTATTGCCGTTACAATGAAGATGGTACCCTGAAATCGTCAGTAGATAAATTCTATAATGAAGATGAGCTAACCAACTGGGCAGCCGCATTCGGTGCTGAAAAAGGCGACTTAATGCTGATTTTGGCCGGTGGTGCTGATAAAGTACGTAAGCAATTGAACGAGCTTCGCCTGGAAATGGGTAGCCGTTTAGGCCTACGAGATAAAAACACATTCGCTCCGCTATGGGTAGTTGACTTCCCGTTATTGGAATGGGATGAAGAGAGCGGCCGTTACCATGCCATGCACCACCCGTTCACGTCGCCAAAGCCGGAGGATATTAATCTTCTGGATACCGAACCCGGAGCAGTACGCGCCAATGCATACGACCTGGTGATCAATGGTACCGAAATTGGCGGTGGTTCTATCCGTATCCATGACCGTGGTTTGCAATCACTGATGTTCAAGCATCTTGGTTTCTCGCCAGAGGAAGCACAAAAACAATTCGGCTTCCTGATGGATGCCTTTGAGTACGGCGCACCTCCACATGGTGGTATCGCGTTTGGTTTCGACCGCCTGGCATCAATATTTGCCGGCCTGGATTCTATCCGTGATGTGATCGCCTTCCCTAAAAACAATTCGGGCCGCGATGTGATGATCGATTCGCCATCAACTATTGCCGAAGCGCAAATGACCGAGCTGAAAATTAAAACAACGGTTTAATCAACCCAAAACATAAACTAAGCCCCCTTTATTGCAAAGGGGGCTTTTATTTGGATACCCATCATGAAAAAATACCTTTTATTGCTAAGCGCGGTTATCATTACGCTGATGATGTCATGCGATAACTCCGTTAAACTGAATCAGGAAAAACAGGCTAAAACAGATGATTCGCTGATCCGCGTTTACCTGAAAGCTAATCCGCAGCTTAAAGTGCAGAAACACTCGTCGGGCATTTACTTCCAGGTTTTATCTGAAGGTAAAGGCCAGCACCCGACCGAAAGCTCGATGGTTACGGTAAATTATACCGCGGCTTTACTAAATGATATGGTGGTTGATAAGGCAAGTGGCTTTTCAAGTCCATTGGATCATTTAATTAAAGGCTGGCAAATAGGCATTCCGCTGGTGAAAGAGGGCGGTACCATATTACTCATTGTACCCTCGGGGCTTGCTTATGGTGCTAATGGCGTAGGCCGGATTCCTGAAAACTCGGTATTGGTGTTTACTGTAGATTTAACAGAATTTAAGTAAATCGGCCAAAATAAGTTGAATGTTGTAGCGTTCTGTAGCTTTTACCCGTCAAATTAACTAAAACAGAACTATTAACTCAATGAAGAAATTTCTATTATTCGTATTCGCCCCTCTGGTGATCCTCGCTTCATGCTCAAAAGACAAATTCGACGCTTCAAAACAGGCAGCTGCAGATGATGCCGCTATTAAAGCTTACATCGGTACCGATACTGCTTTTCATGCTACCGCCGATGGTTCTGGTGTTTATTATAAAATTGTAACACAGGGCACCGGCGCAAAGCCAACCGCGTCATCAACAGTTAAGGTAACCTATACCGGGAAACTATTGGCCGGAACCACATTTGATTC includes:
- a CDS encoding FAD-dependent oxidoreductase, with the translated sequence MIKKLLAVLLVFNCTLSFAQTIKTDILVIGGGASGTAAAIQGARSKLKTLLVEQGPWLGGSMTAGGMCIVEGNRNLPTGIWGEFRRRVRDFYSKTPGYDTAYNATLRFEPYTGAAILKKITDTVKNLTVKLNTPFTGIKKDGTGWDVSISLDGKTTTVKAKVVIDATETGDVAAKAGETFVYGFDSKKQTTEALAPDNESAQLQDLTWIAILKDFGASADKTIPQPEGYDASAYACLKGKNIKQMLTDGRLPNDKYMIKWAECGNQFPVTADNLKPENREAFYVKARLHTLGLIYYLQTELGYKNLGVDDGFTTPDHLPYIPYLREAGRVTKGLVRMMLDDVYKPYNRESKLYRTAIAVGDAYPGQHYTDAGAPKVNYPPFPAYGVPLGAIVLKDLDNLLVTEKATSVTHLVNASTMYPSVQMAIGQGAGATAAYCAFFKTTTQNLNVRIIQGELLDFKAWLIPFTDIKPNDPYFRAIQQVGASGLLKGVQKTEGNSTRLLFQPDSLVATAEIKPTLEETYTRGFLWFNKEKPGAVFTVGNLLSFISETTLTDPHTLEIAMQKAWREQYKFNSPFDMKRPVTRREFAILANRFFNPFARSVDIAGRMMN
- a CDS encoding YfiT family bacillithiol transferase; this encodes MRYPIGKFAPPASYTAEDMRGWIEDIATLPGKLRHAITGLNYQELDTPYRTGGWTIRQVIHHLADSHMNSITRFKLALTEDNPTIKPYEEADWALLPDYRLPVEPSLKMLEGIHQHFVALFESFTENEWPRTFIHPASGETISLKKGLATYAWHSNHHLAHVTETVKRLVKVS
- a CDS encoding low molecular weight protein tyrosine phosphatase family protein; translation: MPNLLFICSKNQWRSPTAEALFRNHPEHKASSAGTSDKARVRINQKMIDRADVIFVMEQKHKEILKQRFSINGKQLIVLDIEDNYQFNDPELVAILRNVLSEYL
- a CDS encoding acyl-CoA dehydrogenase; translation: MHPSQNLKPEWVDIIRKAAPAAEQAGKLQPDQLALIYEQGWFKFLVPQAYSGLQLALPQMVRLEESLAWANGSLGWVVTLCSGAGWFGGFLNTDFAAGIMTNPQLCFAGSGASTGTATISGDGYIINGTWKYASGAHHATHITANCIIKNGDETVLNDEGEPLILPFVFDRKDVRVFPAWKYIGMMATGSDAYEVTDLYVDKNRCFRIDPEYTVVNEPLYRYPFLQLAEATLAANLSGLAVHFLDLCAPAFAERIKNPRLTDPQKEYIQQLLAEQTTLVNEIRAAFYKAVDNSWDNFESVGGENGLQEVSVMSRKLAKTSRDSVDKLYTYCGLSAANPDTEINQVWRDLHTAGQHSLLTFED
- the pnuC gene encoding nicotinamide riboside transporter PnuC; translated protein: MNHWIDLFIEQIKETTWPQWLAVALGVTEVLLARVNNIWLYPAGILGTAISIYLLMDVHLYAESLLNGYYIVMSVYGWIYWIKKRNEPPVKITYSTKNEWMISIAISVIGWVVFYFLIKNLPAKYFTPSNVPVWDALVSSTAWAGMWLLARRKMENWIFLNISNFFAVPLLFYKKLPLFAMLTIFLFIIAIWGYFEWKKQVEQERLVVGD
- a CDS encoding TonB-dependent receptor; protein product: MKNLFVAIMALLSPVLASAQLSISGKVTNQSGEALPGATVTILNPQQNSITDAAGKYRFNNLKNGNYTLKVSYIGYKPVTITEAVNANKILDFTLGSGTLTTDEVTVIATRAGKNSPTAFTNLSKKDLEKNNFGQDLPYLLNQTPSVVVSSDAGTGIGYTGIRIRGSDASRINVTVNGIPLNDAESQGAFFVDLPDFASSINNLQIQRGVGTSTNGAGAFGGSINVQTATRRDTAYAQLDNSAGSYGSVKNTVSMGTGLLGGRFSIDGRLSRIRSDGYIARASAQLKSFFVSGAYYGDNSTLRLNVFSGHERTYQAWNGVADYVIGDDTRSDNRTYNELGYMGNNAFYKDEVDDYLQNHYQLLYDKKFSDKLSFSGALHYTHGEGYYEEYKKDDDVSNYGLTPVIYGTDTIKTTNLVRRQWLNNDFYGVTYALKYQPTTKLNFNLGGAYNEYKGAHYGNIISAEESIGVGPNYQYYRDDAKKKDFNIFGRAEWHVDKFLLYADMQYRHINYSFFGIDKNLNNAQQTAQLNFFNPKAGVTYQFNEHSNVYASFAVGNHEPNRDDYVQSPPQNRPKAENLKDFEAGYRFSSPVFSGELNGFYMLYKNQLVLTGSLNDVGSPVRTNVKDSYRAGLEFSGKVKITSQLNWGVTATLSTNKIKNYQQFFSNYDNGALVEETFAKTDIAYSPSLTGSSVISYSPIKGGEIAFISKYVGKQYLDNTMNRNPEGFGIAPDNAANPYAANRVLNSFFVNDVRLRYSFSVRSVKNITVGLQVNNIFSEKYENNGATYPDIEGGHVINYNYYFPQAPRNFMASLSLGF
- a CDS encoding type II toxin-antitoxin system RelE/ParE family toxin, which gives rise to MLREIKWSTRAIQEWVEILEYWIERNKSNIYSLKLDHLFKASFAIIATSPEIGRPTDFPHVRIKIIRDYIVYYRITPENIEILTVRDSRRDPKKFNL
- the aspS gene encoding aspartate--tRNA ligase, with product MLRTHTCGELNISHLGQTVTLCGWVQKSRDLGGTTFIDVRDRYGLTQLIFNTDTDATLREKSRELGREFVIKVTGNVIERASKNTKIPTGEIEIVVTDIEVLNAAKLPPFLIEDETDGGEELRAKYRYLDLRRNPIRNNLVLRHKMAQEVRKYLDKLDFIEVETPVLIKSTPEGARDFVVPSRMNAGEFYALPQSPQTFKQLLMVSGFDRYFQIVKCFRDEDLRADRQPEFTQIDCELSFVSQEDILNIFEGLTRHLFKTVKGIDLGEVPRMLYSDAMRLYGSDKPDVRFGMEFVELSDIVKGKGFSIFDNAELVVGINAKGCASYTRKQVDELTEWLKRPQIGVTGMIYCRYNEDGTLKSSVDKFYNEDELTNWAAAFGAEKGDLMLILAGGADKVRKQLNELRLEMGSRLGLRDKNTFAPLWVVDFPLLEWDEESGRYHAMHHPFTSPKPEDINLLDTEPGAVRANAYDLVINGTEIGGGSIRIHDRGLQSLMFKHLGFSPEEAQKQFGFLMDAFEYGAPPHGGIAFGFDRLASIFAGLDSIRDVIAFPKNNSGRDVMIDSPSTIAEAQMTELKIKTTV
- a CDS encoding FKBP-type peptidyl-prolyl cis-trans isomerase, which codes for MKKYLLLLSAVIITLMMSCDNSVKLNQEKQAKTDDSLIRVYLKANPQLKVQKHSSGIYFQVLSEGKGQHPTESSMVTVNYTAALLNDMVVDKASGFSSPLDHLIKGWQIGIPLVKEGGTILLIVPSGLAYGANGVGRIPENSVLVFTVDLTEFK
- a CDS encoding FKBP-type peptidyl-prolyl cis-trans isomerase is translated as MKKFLLFVFAPLVILASCSKDKFDASKQAAADDAAIKAYIGTDTAFHATADGSGVYYKIVTQGTGAKPTASSTVKVTYTGKLLAGTTFDSGTINQSLSGLIAGWQSGLPYLKAGGRIILVIPSREGYGNTAKDGIPANSVLIFTIDLLSFS